A DNA window from Carassius gibelio isolate Cgi1373 ecotype wild population from Czech Republic chromosome A6, carGib1.2-hapl.c, whole genome shotgun sequence contains the following coding sequences:
- the LOC128015297 gene encoding interleukin-2 receptor subunit beta isoform X1 has product MQTLAMMMMMMMSSYSALADQSLKCYNDYYNTFTCVWDTSNLDVIPPIRPETECWITVSVEKRSTRLSNLEKKDATLIADPMQPHIRSATVVFQSKRGIIISVAELHEEVRCKNYTNPVAEIAKHKAAVSAVKVAPPQKVDVHGGNVSWSWDSLKPFLDAEFGVQYRSAAQSWKDVEDIIVKTTEPELELPKDNLLLNHQYVIRVRVRYQREDMPNAVWSDWSEEYSWTSDVGQTPQTTEILPLDSSKAGIMLSGITLAIILILTILVKCKRTNRNVAGSSFRVQKKGSTYIPDPSKFFGDLNSSHRGNFKSWLGTVSVHESFIRVDTEFISPVEVVKLQDACDSRSTHRNSGSLQDTWSDNVKFSNFSNSTYFLSQSSKGPSDTLEPCSAHSSYGPAGGVSGSETLPQRIAEEMDGEELEFSLKKLEKLRQDTQSPDSGFAGGAEDSMEETELPSPLCLTLTPLLPQDLPTPQPSRHPLLDLQRMDLLLRPSCTIPGLDLDLQSGCGLIEPSSDDYMPVKNVQR; this is encoded by the exons ATGCAGACTCtggcgatgatgatgatgatgatgatgtcgtCATATTCAGCTCTTGCAGATCAAA GTTTAAAGTGTTATAATGATTATTACAACACCTTCACATGTGTTTGGGACACCTCAAATCTGGACGTGATCCCTCCGATCCGACCCGAGACCGAATGCTGGATTACAGTATCAGTTGAGAAGAGGTCAACTCGTTTGAG TAATTTGGAGAAAAAGGACGCAACTTTGATTGCAGACCCGATGCAGCCTCACATACGCTCTGCAACCGTGGTCTTTCAAAGCAAG AGAGGTATAATAATTTCAGTAGCCGAATTGCATGAAGAAGTCCGGTGTAAAAACTACACAAATCCTGTGGCTGAAATAGCAAAACATAAAGCAGCAGTTAGTG CTGTGAAAGTGGCTCCTCCTCAGAAAGTGGACGTTCACGGGGGCAATGTTTCTTGGAGTTGGGATTCTTTAAAACCCTTTTTAGATGCTGAGTTTGGGGTCCAGTACAGATCTGCTGCTCAGAGCTGGAAG GATGTGGAGGATATTATCGTAAAAACTACAGAACCTGAATTGGAGCTGCCAAAGGACAATTTACTCTTAAATCATCAGTATGTGATCAGGGTGAGAGTCAGGTATCAAAGGGAAGACATGCCCAATGCTGTGTGGAGCGACTGGAGTGAAGAGTACAGCTGGACGTCTGATGTGGGTCAGACACCCCAAACAACAG AGATTCTCCCGCTGGATTCTTCGAAGGCAGGAATCATGCTCTCAGGAATCACTCTGGCCATCATATTAATCCTCACTATTCTCGTCAAGTGCAAGAGAACCAACAG GAATGTGGCTGGTTCATCTTTCAGGGTCCAGAAGAAGGGCTCCACGTATATTCCTGATCCCTCCAAATTCTTTGGTGATCTGAACTCCAGCCACAGAGGGAATTTCAAG TCCTGGCTGGGGACGGTTTCAGTGCACGAGAGTTTCATCAGAGTGGACACTGAGTTCATCAGTCCGGTCGAGGTCGTGAAGCTGCAGGACGCCTGCGATTCCCGAAGCACACACAGAAACAGCGGCAGTCTGCAGGACACATGGAGCGACAACGTCAAATTCTCCAACTTCTCAAACTCCACCTACTTCCTGTCCCAGAGTTCCAAGGGGCCGAGCGACACTCTGGAGCCCTGCTCGGCGCACTCCTCCTACGGGCCAGCGGGGGGCGTCAGTGGCTCGGAGACGCTTCCTCAGCGCATCGCCGAAGAGATGGACGGAGAGGAGCTGGAATTCTCTCTGAAGAAGCTGGAGAAGCTGCGCCAGGACACGCAGAGTCCAGATTCAGGTTTCGCCGGCGGAGCCGAGGATAGCATGGAGGAGACGGAGCTGCCCAGTCCTCTGTGCTTGACCCTGACCCCTCTGCTGCCCCAGGATCTGCCCACGCCGCAGCCGAGCAGACACCCGCTCCTGGACCTTCAGCGCATGGATCTGCTGCTGCGACCCAGCTGCACGATACCTGGCTTAGACCTGGACCTCCAGAGCGGCTGTGGGCTGATAGAGCCCTCTAGTGACGATTACATGCCAGTGAAAAACGTGCAGCGTTAG
- the LOC128015297 gene encoding interleukin-2 receptor subunit beta isoform X2, translated as MQTLAMMMMMMMSSYSALADQSLKCYNDYYNTFTCVWDTSNLDVIPPIRPETECWITVSVEKRSTRLSNLEKKDATLIADPMQPHIRSATVVFQSKRGIIISVAELHEEVRCKNYTNPVAEIAKHKAAVSAVKVAPPQKVDVHGGNVSWSWDSLKPFLDAEFGVQYRSAAQSWKDVEDIIVKTTEPELELPKDNLLLNHQYVIRVRVRYQREDMPNAVWSDWSEEYSWTSDVGQTPQTTEILPLDSSKAGIMLSGITLAIILILTILVKCKRTNRVQKKGSTYIPDPSKFFGDLNSSHRGNFKSWLGTVSVHESFIRVDTEFISPVEVVKLQDACDSRSTHRNSGSLQDTWSDNVKFSNFSNSTYFLSQSSKGPSDTLEPCSAHSSYGPAGGVSGSETLPQRIAEEMDGEELEFSLKKLEKLRQDTQSPDSGFAGGAEDSMEETELPSPLCLTLTPLLPQDLPTPQPSRHPLLDLQRMDLLLRPSCTIPGLDLDLQSGCGLIEPSSDDYMPVKNVQR; from the exons ATGCAGACTCtggcgatgatgatgatgatgatgatgtcgtCATATTCAGCTCTTGCAGATCAAA GTTTAAAGTGTTATAATGATTATTACAACACCTTCACATGTGTTTGGGACACCTCAAATCTGGACGTGATCCCTCCGATCCGACCCGAGACCGAATGCTGGATTACAGTATCAGTTGAGAAGAGGTCAACTCGTTTGAG TAATTTGGAGAAAAAGGACGCAACTTTGATTGCAGACCCGATGCAGCCTCACATACGCTCTGCAACCGTGGTCTTTCAAAGCAAG AGAGGTATAATAATTTCAGTAGCCGAATTGCATGAAGAAGTCCGGTGTAAAAACTACACAAATCCTGTGGCTGAAATAGCAAAACATAAAGCAGCAGTTAGTG CTGTGAAAGTGGCTCCTCCTCAGAAAGTGGACGTTCACGGGGGCAATGTTTCTTGGAGTTGGGATTCTTTAAAACCCTTTTTAGATGCTGAGTTTGGGGTCCAGTACAGATCTGCTGCTCAGAGCTGGAAG GATGTGGAGGATATTATCGTAAAAACTACAGAACCTGAATTGGAGCTGCCAAAGGACAATTTACTCTTAAATCATCAGTATGTGATCAGGGTGAGAGTCAGGTATCAAAGGGAAGACATGCCCAATGCTGTGTGGAGCGACTGGAGTGAAGAGTACAGCTGGACGTCTGATGTGGGTCAGACACCCCAAACAACAG AGATTCTCCCGCTGGATTCTTCGAAGGCAGGAATCATGCTCTCAGGAATCACTCTGGCCATCATATTAATCCTCACTATTCTCGTCAAGTGCAAGAGAACCAACAG GGTCCAGAAGAAGGGCTCCACGTATATTCCTGATCCCTCCAAATTCTTTGGTGATCTGAACTCCAGCCACAGAGGGAATTTCAAG TCCTGGCTGGGGACGGTTTCAGTGCACGAGAGTTTCATCAGAGTGGACACTGAGTTCATCAGTCCGGTCGAGGTCGTGAAGCTGCAGGACGCCTGCGATTCCCGAAGCACACACAGAAACAGCGGCAGTCTGCAGGACACATGGAGCGACAACGTCAAATTCTCCAACTTCTCAAACTCCACCTACTTCCTGTCCCAGAGTTCCAAGGGGCCGAGCGACACTCTGGAGCCCTGCTCGGCGCACTCCTCCTACGGGCCAGCGGGGGGCGTCAGTGGCTCGGAGACGCTTCCTCAGCGCATCGCCGAAGAGATGGACGGAGAGGAGCTGGAATTCTCTCTGAAGAAGCTGGAGAAGCTGCGCCAGGACACGCAGAGTCCAGATTCAGGTTTCGCCGGCGGAGCCGAGGATAGCATGGAGGAGACGGAGCTGCCCAGTCCTCTGTGCTTGACCCTGACCCCTCTGCTGCCCCAGGATCTGCCCACGCCGCAGCCGAGCAGACACCCGCTCCTGGACCTTCAGCGCATGGATCTGCTGCTGCGACCCAGCTGCACGATACCTGGCTTAGACCTGGACCTCCAGAGCGGCTGTGGGCTGATAGAGCCCTCTAGTGACGATTACATGCCAGTGAAAAACGTGCAGCGTTAG